In one window of Paraflavitalea soli DNA:
- the hemF gene encoding oxygen-dependent coproporphyrinogen oxidase, whose protein sequence is MSTESIAAPGIKENWINYIHDLQNRICKGLEQVDGQATFKEDKWERPEGGGGKTRVIAGGKVFEKGGVNTSIVFGPVTDLMRTQLKIDGDNWFACGLSLVLHPANPFVPTVHCNYRMFELYNANNEVIDRWFGGGTDLTPYYLFDEDAIHFHGTYKKVCDRFDTSLYPKFKKECDEYFVNRHRNNERRGIGGIFYDYQRPEAAHNVDYWMNFGKACGDAFLPAYIPIVEKRKDMTFTPENKYWQEIRRGRYTEFNLVHDRGTIFGLKTNGRIESILMSLPPTVRFDYNYQPEVGSEEERLQQVCLQPVNWIE, encoded by the coding sequence ATGAGCACTGAATCGATAGCAGCCCCAGGCATTAAGGAAAATTGGATCAACTACATCCACGATCTGCAAAACCGCATCTGCAAGGGTCTTGAACAAGTTGACGGGCAAGCTACCTTTAAAGAAGATAAATGGGAACGACCAGAAGGTGGCGGTGGTAAAACGAGGGTGATAGCAGGAGGTAAAGTATTCGAGAAAGGAGGGGTCAATACATCCATCGTGTTTGGCCCTGTGACCGACCTCATGCGTACCCAATTGAAAATTGACGGAGACAACTGGTTTGCCTGTGGCCTATCCCTGGTACTGCATCCTGCAAATCCGTTCGTTCCCACAGTACATTGCAACTACCGCATGTTTGAATTGTACAACGCCAACAACGAAGTGATTGACCGCTGGTTTGGTGGTGGTACCGACCTCACTCCCTATTATTTATTTGATGAGGATGCCATTCATTTTCACGGTACCTATAAGAAAGTGTGCGACCGCTTTGATACATCCCTGTATCCAAAGTTCAAAAAGGAATGCGATGAGTATTTTGTGAACAGGCATCGCAACAATGAGCGCAGGGGCATTGGCGGCATTTTCTATGATTACCAGCGCCCGGAGGCAGCGCATAACGTTGATTACTGGATGAACTTTGGCAAAGCCTGTGGCGATGCCTTCCTCCCCGCTTATATTCCCATCGTGGAAAAGCGCAAGGACATGACCTTTACCCCCGAAAATAAATACTGGCAGGAAATACGCCGTGGAAGATATACAGAGTTTAACCTGGTACATGACAGGGGTACTATCTTTGGGCTCAAGACCAATGGACGCATTGAAAGCATCCTGATGAGCCTGCCCCCCACCGTCAGGTTTGACTATAACTACCAGCCCGAAGTTGGTTCTGAAGAAGAAAGGCTGCAACAGGTATGCCTGCAGCCCGTTAACTGGATTGAATAA
- a CDS encoding alpha/beta fold hydrolase encodes MKTQLMKRLAGFVILCLSFIVSPAQQQPQALGLCLENYEYPFPVQYINLTIQTQPLKMAFMDLRPANANGKTVLLLHGKNFNGAYWRQTAHALADKGFRVIMPDQVGFGKSSKPTAIQYSFQLLARNTKALLDTLQITKVAVLGHSMGGMVATRFTLMYPDMVEKFILENPIGLEDWKLKVPYQPIEAWYQSELKQDYNSIKKYQLENYYGGHWNPAYDEWVNLLAGWTLSPEYNRIAWNSALTYDMIFTQPVCYEFEHIKVPTLLIIGQRDRTALGKAQTSEEARKTLGNYPNLGKQTRDKIKGSKLVELENVGHLPHIEAFDRFIAPLLKFLQS; translated from the coding sequence ATGAAAACACAATTGATGAAACGTCTTGCTGGTTTTGTGATCCTGTGTTTGTCATTTATTGTTTCCCCGGCTCAACAGCAGCCCCAGGCATTGGGTCTTTGCCTGGAAAACTATGAGTACCCTTTTCCCGTACAGTACATCAACCTCACTATCCAGACGCAGCCACTGAAGATGGCTTTCATGGATCTGAGGCCGGCCAATGCCAACGGCAAAACAGTTTTATTGCTGCATGGCAAGAATTTCAATGGCGCTTACTGGCGGCAAACTGCCCATGCCCTGGCCGATAAAGGCTTTCGCGTCATCATGCCCGATCAGGTTGGCTTTGGAAAGTCTTCCAAACCTACCGCTATCCAATACAGCTTCCAGTTACTGGCCAGGAATACCAAAGCCCTGCTGGATACCTTACAGATCACCAAAGTGGCCGTACTGGGCCATTCAATGGGAGGCATGGTAGCCACACGCTTTACCCTGATGTACCCGGACATGGTAGAGAAATTCATACTGGAAAACCCGATCGGGTTGGAAGATTGGAAATTAAAAGTACCTTACCAGCCCATAGAGGCCTGGTATCAGTCTGAATTGAAACAGGACTACAACAGCATTAAGAAATACCAGCTGGAGAATTATTATGGTGGTCACTGGAATCCGGCCTACGACGAATGGGTAAACCTGTTGGCAGGTTGGACATTGAGCCCCGAATACAATCGTATTGCCTGGAATTCGGCGCTTACCTACGATATGATCTTTACCCAACCCGTATGTTATGAATTCGAACACATCAAGGTACCCACCTTATTGATCATAGGACAGCGTGACCGGACCGCCCTGGGCAAAGCACAGACGTCGGAAGAAGCGAGAAAAACATTGGGGAATTACCCTAACCTTGGAAAACAGACCCGCGATAAAATAAAAGGTTCCAAACTGGTAGAGCTCGAAAATGTAGGACACCTGCCACATATTGAAGCCTTCGACCGGTTTATAGCCCCCCTCCTAAAATTTCTTCAATCATGA
- the hemE gene encoding uroporphyrinogen decarboxylase, with product MTSSTQHTATPTSSTTLQNDLILRTLRGEQTERTPVWMMRQAGRYLPDYIKLREKYSFFERCETPELATAITLQPIDQVGVDAAIIFSDILVIPKAMGLEVQLLEGKGPFLPEPIRQASDLNRIHIPDVQESLGYVFDALRLTKKELNGRVPLIGFAGAPWTLLCYMVQGKGSKTFDDAKAFCYTQPEAAHRLLQMITDTTIAYLKEQVKAGADIVQIFDSWGGLLSPADFENISLRYIRQIVAALKDEVLTIVFAKGAWHSLEGMAATGAHGLGIDWCITPALARQMAGPKVVLQGNFDPAKLLAPIPVIEQEVTQMLAAFGGHGHIANLGHGILPNVPVDHARAFVNTVKNYRHKA from the coding sequence ATGACATCATCCACTCAGCACACAGCCACCCCCACCAGCAGTACAACGCTGCAAAACGACCTCATCTTACGCACCTTGCGCGGAGAACAAACCGAACGTACCCCTGTATGGATGATGCGTCAGGCAGGACGTTATTTGCCCGACTATATCAAACTGCGGGAGAAGTATTCTTTCTTTGAACGCTGCGAAACACCCGAACTGGCTACAGCCATCACCCTCCAGCCTATTGACCAGGTAGGCGTAGATGCCGCCATCATTTTCTCCGACATACTGGTCATCCCCAAAGCCATGGGCCTGGAAGTACAATTACTGGAAGGCAAAGGACCCTTCTTACCAGAACCCATCAGGCAAGCCAGCGACCTCAACAGGATTCATATACCCGATGTGCAGGAATCACTCGGTTATGTATTCGACGCCCTGCGCCTCACCAAAAAAGAATTGAATGGTCGTGTGCCCCTCATTGGTTTTGCAGGCGCACCCTGGACCTTATTGTGCTATATGGTACAAGGCAAAGGCTCTAAAACCTTCGACGATGCCAAAGCATTCTGTTATACCCAACCTGAAGCCGCCCACCGTCTTTTACAAATGATCACCGACACGACTATTGCTTATTTAAAAGAGCAGGTAAAAGCCGGTGCTGACATAGTACAAATATTTGATAGCTGGGGTGGATTGCTGAGCCCGGCCGATTTTGAGAATATCTCCCTCCGCTACATCCGCCAGATCGTGGCAGCCCTCAAAGACGAGGTGCTTACCATTGTATTTGCCAAAGGCGCCTGGCATTCACTCGAAGGCATGGCAGCTACCGGCGCTCATGGCCTGGGTATCGACTGGTGCATTACACCTGCCCTGGCCCGGCAAATGGCAGGCCCCAAAGTAGTACTGCAGGGCAATTTTGATCCCGCCAAACTATTGGCTCCCATCCCCGTTATTGAGCAGGAAGTAACACAAATGCTGGCAGCTTTCGGCGGACATGGCCATATCGCCAACCTGGGGCATGGTATTTTACCCAATGTGCCTGTAGATCATGCACGGGCTTTTGTGAATACGGTGAAGAACTACCGCCACAAAGCCTGA
- a CDS encoding uroporphyrinogen-III synthase gives MAQHTILSTKKIDPALKAQTEQKGMEVLEQEFITIHPIFSQSKYQEIWPWMGTRGDTAIVFTSQHAVTAVEKYLRGGDAYFVPDQWQVFCLNGATKDRVIEALSEEQVIATAPNATELAAAIIANGQFKQVVFFCGNQRLDTLPNLLKDADIEVVEIVVYETFATPVKINDSFDAILFFSPSAVKSFFSVNTLQQNTPCFAIGATTAEAIGHDTNNQVITSEAPTQQSMLDSVWSYLQH, from the coding sequence ATGGCTCAACATACCATACTTAGCACCAAAAAAATTGATCCGGCGCTCAAAGCGCAAACGGAACAAAAAGGTATGGAGGTATTGGAACAGGAATTTATTACTATCCATCCCATCTTTTCCCAAAGTAAATACCAGGAAATATGGCCATGGATGGGCACCCGTGGCGATACAGCCATCGTATTTACCAGTCAGCATGCCGTAACAGCTGTAGAGAAATACCTGCGTGGCGGTGATGCCTATTTCGTACCCGACCAATGGCAGGTGTTCTGTCTGAACGGAGCCACCAAAGACCGGGTTATCGAAGCACTCTCTGAAGAGCAGGTTATCGCTACAGCACCCAATGCTACCGAACTGGCTGCAGCCATCATTGCCAACGGACAATTTAAACAGGTGGTTTTCTTCTGTGGCAACCAACGCCTGGATACATTGCCCAATCTGCTGAAAGATGCTGACATTGAAGTGGTAGAAATAGTTGTGTACGAGACCTTCGCTACACCAGTCAAAATAAATGACTCCTTCGACGCCATCCTTTTCTTCAGTCCCAGTGCCGTGAAGAGCTTTTTTTCAGTCAATACCTTACAGCAAAATACACCCTGCTTTGCCATCGGCGCCACCACAGCCGAAGCCATTGGCCACGATACCAACAACCAGGTGATCACCAGCGAAGCGCCCACCCAGCAGAGTATGCTGGACAGCGTATGGTCTTACCTCCAACATTGA
- a CDS encoding hydroxymethylbilane synthase, with amino-acid sequence MKQAIRIGTRESQLAVWQAMQVKELLAGQNVPAELVYIKSEGDIDLKTPLYEMGVQGIFTRSLDIALLNNRIDIAVHSMKDVPTQLPQGIVPAAALKRASWKDLLVYKGDLSQLSTELGFISSQWVPTPSTTTTGKNPLPIADSRFTIATSSIRRKTQWLNRYPQHTIENLRGNVNTRLAKVANSNWQGAIFAAAGLERINLRPEQSIELDWMLPAPAQGAIMVVCREEDKEIAAICQAFNDGDTALCTQIERDFLRTLLGGCSTPISALAEVKNGQIRFQGNILSIDGVQKAVIEKTITRDAATGAGNLFAKELLANGGQPIADNIQKTGATH; translated from the coding sequence ATGAAACAAGCGATTCGCATCGGTACCAGGGAAAGTCAACTGGCCGTGTGGCAGGCTATGCAGGTAAAAGAACTGCTGGCAGGTCAAAACGTTCCAGCCGAACTGGTCTATATTAAAAGTGAAGGTGATATCGACCTCAAAACCCCTTTGTATGAAATGGGCGTGCAGGGCATCTTTACCCGCAGCCTCGACATCGCCCTGCTCAATAACCGGATCGACATTGCCGTACATTCCATGAAAGATGTACCCACACAATTGCCACAGGGCATTGTGCCAGCCGCAGCCCTCAAAAGAGCTTCCTGGAAAGACCTCCTCGTATACAAAGGCGACCTGTCGCAGCTGAGCACTGAATTAGGGTTCATCAGCAGTCAGTGGGTGCCAACTCCATCAACCACCACCACTGGCAAGAACCCATTGCCGATTGCCGACTCACGATTCACGATAGCCACCTCCAGCATCCGCCGCAAAACACAATGGCTCAACCGTTATCCTCAACATACCATAGAAAACCTGCGCGGGAATGTAAATACCCGCCTGGCCAAAGTAGCCAACAGCAATTGGCAGGGAGCCATTTTTGCCGCCGCAGGCCTGGAAAGAATTAACCTCCGGCCCGAACAATCCATTGAACTCGATTGGATGTTACCAGCCCCCGCACAAGGCGCTATCATGGTGGTATGCCGCGAAGAAGACAAGGAGATCGCTGCTATTTGCCAGGCTTTCAACGACGGGGATACAGCCCTCTGCACACAGATAGAACGTGATTTCCTGCGCACCTTGTTAGGCGGCTGTTCCACTCCCATCAGTGCACTGGCCGAAGTAAAGAACGGACAGATCCGTTTCCAGGGCAATATCCTTTCCATAGATGGCGTGCAAAAAGCAGTTATTGAAAAAACAATAACCCGTGATGCTGCTACCGGTGCAGGAAACCTGTTCGCCAAAGAGTTACTCGCCAATGGCGGCCAGCCAATTGCCGACAATATTCAAAAAACAGGGGCAACCCATTAA
- the hemA gene encoding glutamyl-tRNA reductase, translating into MHGHSSKDISKFFIAGINYKKTDAAIRGQFAISNEQYASLLALAPSYGLHELFVLSTCNRTEIYGFAEQAGQLISLLCTQTEGNQDTFNQLAYIKKGPDAIEHLFAVGAGLDSQILGDYEIVGQLKVAVKFARDHDFVGTYLDRLVNGVLQSSKAVKNQTAISDGTVSVSFAAVQYIKQQFNSLAGKKILLLGIGKIGRSTCKNLVDYLETTDITLINRTADKAAELANELGLLHAPINQLPQYIDNSDIILVATNAAHPTILKAHLEGKTDKLIIDLSIPYNVEIAAQDLPNVHLVNVDELSKLKDETLQKREAEIPKARLIIDEHMVEFMDWFEMRKHVPVLKAVKTKLQEIQAFPPYLQGLSPVSTTFTIDADAKIQRVINGMASKMRRVNQRGCYYIEAINEFIATGSN; encoded by the coding sequence ATGCACGGACATAGTAGTAAAGACATATCAAAGTTTTTTATAGCAGGGATTAACTATAAGAAAACCGATGCAGCGATCCGGGGCCAGTTTGCCATCAGCAATGAACAATACGCCTCCCTCCTTGCCCTCGCCCCCTCTTATGGTTTGCATGAGTTATTTGTTCTTTCTACCTGTAACCGCACAGAGATTTATGGCTTCGCCGAACAGGCAGGTCAACTCATCAGTCTCCTTTGCACACAGACCGAAGGCAACCAGGATACTTTTAATCAATTAGCTTACATCAAGAAAGGCCCCGACGCCATTGAACACCTGTTTGCTGTTGGCGCTGGTCTCGACTCACAGATATTGGGCGATTATGAAATTGTAGGTCAGCTGAAAGTAGCTGTGAAGTTTGCCCGTGACCATGATTTTGTAGGCACCTACCTCGACCGGCTGGTGAATGGTGTACTCCAATCCTCCAAAGCAGTAAAGAACCAGACAGCCATCAGCGATGGTACCGTATCTGTTTCCTTCGCCGCTGTACAATACATCAAACAGCAATTCAACAGCCTCGCCGGTAAAAAGATATTGCTGCTGGGTATTGGCAAAATAGGACGCAGCACCTGCAAAAACCTGGTCGATTACCTGGAAACAACCGATATCACCCTCATCAACCGCACGGCTGATAAAGCTGCAGAGCTGGCCAATGAGTTGGGCCTGCTCCATGCTCCCATCAATCAACTGCCCCAATACATCGACAATTCAGATATTATATTGGTGGCCACCAACGCGGCTCACCCAACCATATTAAAAGCGCACCTCGAAGGCAAGACAGACAAACTGATCATCGATCTGTCCATCCCCTACAATGTAGAGATAGCTGCTCAGGATTTACCCAATGTACATTTGGTAAATGTAGACGAACTGTCAAAACTGAAGGACGAGACATTACAGAAGCGTGAAGCGGAAATTCCCAAAGCCAGGCTCATCATCGACGAGCACATGGTTGAGTTCATGGACTGGTTCGAAATGCGCAAGCATGTACCAGTATTGAAAGCCGTAAAAACCAAATTACAGGAAATTCAGGCATTCCCTCCCTACTTACAGGGCCTTTCTCCCGTTTCAACAACCTTCACTATCGACGCTGATGCAAAAATTCAGCGCGTGATCAATGGCATGGCTTCTAAAATGCGCCGGGTAAACCAACGCGGCTGCTATTATATTGAAGCCATCAACGAGTTTATTGCCACGGGTTCTAACTAA
- the hemH gene encoding ferrochelatase: MSATKRGIVLMNLGSPDSTEVKDVRRYLDEFLMDGRVIDTPLLWRALLVKGIIVPFRAPKSATAYKSIWTKDGSPLIVISKQLQEALQQEVEEPIALAMRYGAPAPWTAFDELLEKQPDLEEVVLVPLYPHYAMSSYETAVEYAKKIHRKRKYAFKLTVVPPFYDDAAYLEALVDSIKPYLDKEYDKIVFSYHGIPERHVQKSDVTGQHCFKSADCCSVDSEAHKTCYRHQCIVTTNKVAQALNIPASKYTFSFQSRLGRDEWLKPYTAVRLAEWPKEGVKKLLILCPAFVSDCLETLEEMGEEGREIFLHAGGEEFTLLPCLNVHPMWIKALKGLLEKAQ, from the coding sequence ATGAGCGCAACTAAAAGAGGCATCGTTTTAATGAATCTGGGATCGCCGGATTCTACAGAAGTAAAGGATGTACGCAGGTACCTGGATGAATTTCTGATGGATGGAAGGGTAATCGATACGCCTTTATTGTGGAGGGCATTGCTGGTAAAAGGGATCATTGTTCCCTTCCGGGCACCCAAATCGGCGACTGCCTACAAGTCGATATGGACCAAAGATGGTTCGCCACTTATTGTGATCAGCAAACAACTACAGGAGGCTTTGCAGCAAGAAGTAGAGGAGCCGATAGCCCTGGCTATGCGGTATGGTGCGCCTGCCCCATGGACGGCTTTCGATGAATTGCTGGAAAAGCAGCCCGATCTGGAAGAGGTGGTGCTGGTGCCTTTGTATCCGCATTATGCCATGTCGAGTTATGAAACAGCTGTAGAGTATGCAAAAAAGATACATCGCAAAAGGAAATATGCTTTTAAGTTAACAGTAGTACCTCCTTTTTATGATGATGCTGCTTACCTGGAAGCGTTGGTTGATAGCATCAAACCTTACCTGGATAAGGAGTACGATAAAATTGTGTTCAGTTACCATGGTATTCCTGAGCGGCATGTTCAGAAAAGTGATGTAACAGGACAGCATTGTTTTAAGTCGGCGGATTGTTGTTCGGTTGATTCCGAAGCGCACAAGACCTGCTATCGTCATCAATGTATTGTAACTACCAATAAGGTAGCGCAGGCGTTGAATATTCCTGCTTCCAAATATACTTTCTCTTTTCAGTCAAGACTGGGGCGTGATGAGTGGCTGAAACCCTATACAGCCGTGCGTTTGGCGGAATGGCCCAAGGAAGGGGTAAAGAAATTGCTGATCCTTTGTCCGGCATTTGTAAGTGACTGTCTGGAAACACTGGAAGAGATGGGAGAAGAAGGCCGTGAGATATTTCTTCATGCCGGCGGAGAGGAGTTTACATTACTGCCATGTTTGAATGTTCATCCGATGTGGATCAAAGCGTTGAAGGGATTGTTGGAAAAGGCGCAGTAA
- a CDS encoding CopD family protein: MYLYIKALHIIFVVTWFAGMFYMPRLFIYNAEAAAKPGPVRDALREQFGVMQKRLWYGITWPSAVLTLILGSTTWYLLGVTPTWLVIKLAFVVGLYAYHFSLHMIFKQQQQGIFKYSSQQLRIWNEVATIFLVAIVMLVVVKQSLSFVWGITGLLLFVILLMSAIKIYKYLREKK, encoded by the coding sequence ATGTATCTATACATCAAGGCGCTCCATATCATTTTTGTAGTAACCTGGTTTGCGGGTATGTTCTATATGCCGCGGTTATTTATTTATAATGCGGAAGCAGCTGCAAAGCCAGGGCCGGTAAGGGATGCATTACGGGAGCAGTTTGGGGTGATGCAGAAGCGGCTGTGGTATGGGATCACCTGGCCATCGGCTGTGCTTACGCTTATCTTAGGGTCTACTACCTGGTATTTATTGGGCGTCACTCCCACCTGGCTGGTGATCAAACTGGCTTTTGTAGTGGGCTTGTACGCTTACCATTTCTCGCTGCACATGATCTTCAAGCAACAGCAACAAGGTATATTCAAATATAGTTCACAACAACTGCGTATCTGGAACGAAGTGGCTACGATCTTCCTGGTGGCGATCGTAATGCTGGTGGTGGTAAAGCAAAGTCTCAGCTTTGTTTGGGGTATTACGGGATTGCTGCTTTTTGTGATCCTGCTGATGAGTGCTATTAAGATCTACAAGTATTTACGGGAGAAAAAGTAG